From a region of the Sporosarcina ureilytica genome:
- a CDS encoding amphi-Trp domain-containing protein: MTNSENRRKEVLVDFEEKMSLENAATYFETIAKKLKEEGSFTLTHNGQTIEIKPSSTVELEIKVEIHCTV; encoded by the coding sequence TTGACAAATAGTGAAAATCGTAGAAAAGAAGTACTTGTGGATTTTGAAGAAAAAATGTCCTTGGAAAATGCCGCCACGTATTTTGAAACAATTGCGAAGAAGCTAAAAGAAGAAGGTTCTTTCACACTTACGCATAACGGACAAACGATTGAAATTAAACCATCCTCAACCGTTGAATTGGAAATAAAAGTAGAAATTCATTGTACGGTTTAA
- a CDS encoding NUDIX hydrolase, translating to MFLDKLKDRLNEKQSQFIGEETAFRSAVLIPLVQVNGEWHILFEVRAFTMRKQPGDISFPGGKIDLTDPTPLAAALRETHEELGVNPETVTVIEELSPYIASPTFVIYPFVAVIDYNEIIPNYNKEEVEEVFTIPLKWLLNYEPYMHLVSVQPTPASDFPFEKIVNGADYEWGTRAIEEWFYDFEDYTIWGITARILKHFIECVE from the coding sequence GTGTTCTTAGATAAACTGAAGGACAGGTTGAATGAAAAGCAATCTCAATTTATAGGGGAGGAGACGGCTTTTCGTTCGGCCGTTTTAATTCCGTTAGTTCAAGTAAACGGCGAATGGCATATTCTTTTTGAAGTGCGTGCTTTTACAATGCGCAAACAGCCAGGAGATATTAGTTTTCCGGGCGGTAAAATTGATTTGACAGACCCTACACCGCTAGCGGCGGCTTTACGAGAAACGCATGAGGAATTAGGCGTTAATCCCGAAACCGTTACAGTTATAGAGGAATTAAGCCCATATATTGCATCTCCTACATTTGTCATTTATCCATTTGTGGCAGTGATTGATTACAATGAAATTATTCCTAATTATAATAAAGAAGAGGTTGAAGAAGTATTTACAATCCCTTTGAAATGGTTGCTGAATTATGAGCCTTACATGCATTTGGTTTCTGTACAACCAACACCCGCATCTGATTTTCCTTTTGAGAAGATCGTGAATGGTGCCGATTATGAATGGGGGACTCGTGCAATTGAAGAGTGGTTTTACGATTTCGAGGATTATACAATTTGGGGAATAACCGCTAGGATTTTGAAGCATTTTATTGAGTGTGTAGAATGA
- the aes gene encoding acetyl esterase, whose translation MNKLNVYEMMTPEMVETLNIQNKLVGDAFSTDVTYEKMRENYMNERKYWNEGGPEPKRTVNLHIEGPHGVIPIRMHYPEKRIGKGVIIYIHGGGFTVGNLDTHSKIMRLLMAETGAVVVGIDYRLAPEYKYPTQVEECVFLVEWLRSHAEKYGINQDDIALAGDSAGANLCLATALYIRDRQKDTSFIRSLLLYYGTYGLTDSMSMRLLGGDYDGLSREDLNAYIKMYIGEEKQDLRYFDCFSNDLTEGLPPCYIAYGDLDPLQDDSKLLYDILNTHGQKAVLEEFKGVIHSFLHHSSIVPEAKEAIQSGASFYKSLETTNE comes from the coding sequence ATGAATAAATTGAACGTTTATGAAATGATGACGCCTGAAATGGTTGAAACATTAAATATCCAAAATAAACTTGTTGGCGATGCGTTTTCGACAGATGTCACTTACGAAAAAATGCGTGAAAACTATATGAATGAAAGAAAGTATTGGAACGAGGGTGGCCCCGAACCAAAGCGGACAGTTAATTTACACATAGAGGGACCGCACGGGGTGATTCCAATTCGCATGCATTATCCGGAAAAAAGAATTGGCAAAGGTGTAATCATTTATATCCACGGGGGCGGTTTTACTGTAGGAAATCTCGACACGCACAGTAAGATTATGCGCTTACTCATGGCGGAGACTGGAGCAGTTGTCGTTGGAATCGACTATCGATTAGCGCCGGAATATAAATACCCTACCCAAGTAGAAGAATGTGTCTTCTTAGTTGAATGGTTACGGAGTCACGCGGAGAAGTATGGAATCAATCAAGATGATATTGCCCTCGCCGGTGATTCGGCAGGCGCTAATTTATGTTTAGCGACAGCCTTGTATATAAGAGACCGACAGAAAGATACCTCTTTCATACGTTCTTTACTTCTTTATTATGGAACGTATGGGCTTACAGACTCGATGTCGATGCGTCTACTTGGCGGGGACTACGATGGATTAAGTAGAGAAGATTTGAATGCCTACATAAAAATGTATATTGGAGAAGAAAAACAAGATTTACGTTATTTTGATTGCTTTTCAAATGATTTAACGGAAGGACTTCCGCCTTGCTATATTGCTTACGGAGATTTAGATCCACTTCAAGATGACAGTAAATTACTGTATGATATTTTAAATACTCATGGACAAAAAGCAGTGTTGGAAGAATTTAAAGGGGTCATTCATTCATTTTTACACCATTCTAGTATCGTCCCGGAAGCAAAAGAAGCGATACAAAGTGGGGCGAGTTTTTATAAATCTCTAGAAACTACGAATGAATAA
- a CDS encoding nucleotidyltransferase domain-containing protein, which yields MNELIRKKIIEIEVRFQVKILYAVESGSRAWGIHSNDSDYDVRFIYIHQPNWYLSIDRQGVGAKRDVIELPINDILDISGWEITKALRLFRKSNPTLLEWLRSDNIYRQNSSLATQLRVLEPETFNPTASLHHYLNMAKNNYRLYLQKSEIKNCLYAIRSILACKWIEENKTPPPIRFNDLVEASVPKGQFRNIIEHLAERKMAGNESEKEVSISIMNECLESEISRIETYIQTVFVEVEDSTKKLDELFRNVLKEVYQ from the coding sequence ATGAATGAATTGATTCGGAAGAAAATAATAGAAATAGAAGTCAGGTTTCAAGTGAAAATCTTGTATGCGGTCGAATCAGGTAGTCGAGCATGGGGGATTCATTCAAATGATAGCGATTATGATGTTCGATTCATATACATTCATCAACCTAATTGGTATCTTTCCATTGATCGGCAAGGGGTAGGTGCAAAGAGAGATGTGATTGAATTACCCATTAACGATATATTGGACATAAGCGGTTGGGAAATCACAAAAGCATTGCGTCTTTTTAGGAAAAGTAATCCGACTTTACTCGAATGGTTGAGAAGCGATAACATATATCGTCAAAATTCTTCACTTGCTACTCAATTACGTGTACTGGAGCCGGAAACTTTCAACCCAACTGCGAGTTTACACCACTATTTAAATATGGCCAAAAACAATTATCGACTATATCTGCAAAAATCGGAAATCAAAAACTGCCTTTACGCAATCCGCTCGATATTAGCTTGTAAATGGATTGAGGAGAACAAAACACCACCGCCAATTCGGTTTAATGATTTAGTTGAAGCTTCCGTTCCTAAAGGACAATTTAGGAATATAATTGAACATTTAGCAGAACGGAAAATGGCAGGAAATGAATCGGAAAAGGAAGTCAGCATTTCGATCATGAATGAGTGCTTAGAAAGCGAAATATCACGTATTGAAACTTATATTCAAACTGTGTTTGTCGAAGTTGAAGACTCAACGAAAAAGTTAGATGAATTATTTCGTAATGTATTAAAGGAAGTATACCAGTAA
- a CDS encoding GNAT family N-acetyltransferase — translation MRIDKITSEDELTTAFTIRKAVFVEEQGVPLADEYDEFDKLSAPCEHVLVYHNDTPVGTGRVRWVDDFGKLERISILENYRSLGLGKAIIGALEEIAKENGIERVKLHGQTHAEGFYHKLGYETGSPVFMEDGIPHVLMKKVLA, via the coding sequence ATGAGAATCGACAAAATAACATCAGAAGATGAGTTAACAACCGCCTTTACCATTCGTAAAGCCGTCTTCGTTGAAGAACAAGGCGTTCCGCTAGCCGATGAATATGATGAATTTGATAAACTAAGTGCACCGTGTGAACATGTCCTCGTTTATCATAATGATACACCTGTAGGTACTGGGCGCGTTCGGTGGGTCGATGATTTCGGTAAGTTAGAGAGAATATCTATCCTAGAAAATTATCGTTCATTGGGACTTGGAAAAGCGATTATTGGCGCGTTAGAAGAAATTGCAAAAGAGAATGGAATCGAACGAGTAAAATTACACGGACAAACCCATGCAGAAGGTTTTTACCATAAACTCGGTTATGAAACTGGATCGCCGGTATTTATGGAAGATGGGATTCCCCATGTGTTAATGAAGAAAGTATTAGCGTAA
- the pgeF gene encoding peptidoglycan editing factor PgeF, which produces MKIKKYFTNSNVLAGTTLKNDSVPELNNMALHTCQQADVVLENRQQLANFLGVPLSDFVSANQTHSANFYRVTNEDKGRGAHELDTAIPNTDALYTYEPNIILCSFTADCVPVMFYHETNGLIGVIHSGWQGTIKEITLKLFQHLKTEEKCQLEKVHVQIGMALSQEKFEVDEDVYTKFKDLGYADVFMYFNKETNKYHIDNQLVVKKQCELAGIPTDQIFVDRTCTFVNEEGFSYRQDKKCGRHLSFMMRENE; this is translated from the coding sequence TTGAAAATCAAAAAGTACTTTACCAACTCAAACGTGCTTGCCGGGACTACGTTAAAGAACGATAGTGTACCTGAACTGAACAATATGGCACTCCATACTTGTCAGCAAGCTGATGTAGTGCTGGAAAACCGTCAGCAACTAGCAAATTTTTTAGGCGTGCCACTCTCGGATTTTGTAAGTGCAAATCAAACCCATAGCGCAAATTTCTATCGTGTCACAAACGAAGATAAAGGGCGCGGTGCTCACGAATTAGACACGGCCATACCTAACACGGATGCCCTGTACACATATGAACCGAATATTATCCTATGTAGTTTCACAGCAGACTGTGTACCGGTGATGTTTTACCATGAAACGAATGGATTAATTGGCGTCATTCATTCCGGATGGCAAGGAACTATAAAAGAAATCACATTGAAGCTTTTCCAACACTTGAAAACTGAAGAAAAATGTCAATTAGAAAAAGTTCATGTCCAAATCGGGATGGCACTTAGTCAGGAAAAGTTTGAAGTAGATGAAGATGTCTATACGAAATTTAAAGACCTTGGGTATGCAGATGTATTTATGTACTTTAATAAAGAAACGAATAAATATCACATCGATAATCAGCTCGTTGTTAAGAAACAATGTGAATTGGCAGGCATTCCGACCGACCAAATCTTCGTAGACCGTACATGTACATTCGTCAATGAAGAAGGATTTTCATATCGACAAGATAAAAAATGTGGCAGACATTTAAGCTTTATGATGAGGGAAAATGAATAA
- a CDS encoding transposase, whose product MKRNRYSSEVKWAVVKDKLSGNFTDKEILERHGIKNRAQIASWMKWYKNNETYRFDQPIGQQYAYGFRYDFKNGQERQDHQLSQLKMENEVLKKYLEIKRGLEKKR is encoded by the coding sequence TTGAAAAGAAACAGATATTCAAGTGAAGTTAAATGGGCTGTTGTGAAAGATAAATTAAGTGGTAACTTTACAGATAAAGAGATTTTAGAGAGGCATGGAATCAAAAATAGAGCGCAAATTGCAAGCTGGATGAAGTGGTATAAAAACAATGAAACTTATCGCTTTGATCAACCAATCGGCCAACAGTATGCCTATGGTTTTCGTTATGATTTCAAGAATGGACAAGAGAGACAAGATCATCAGCTATCTCAATTGAAAATGGAGAATGAAGTGCTAAAAAAGTATTTAGAGATAAAAAGGGGGTTGGAAAAGAAGAGGTAA
- a CDS encoding IS3 family transposase, whose product MKGKYTITSILSALQVPRSNYYRWLGEEREKSLSTKEEAIIELCKKTKYRYGHRKIKALLKKEYGIRLNRNTVQSIMQKHNVQCRVKPKRKWKSQGETVVIRPNLLNRHFTASAPNEKWVTDITYIQYGSKTKYLSTIMDLYNNEIVAYKLYDHQQTSLVIDTLKGALEARNNPEGVIIHCDQGTVYTSYAFQDYVTANHLVCSMSRRGNCWDNAVIESFHSSLKSEEFQYVKFNSLSNAEVTKRVTDYLNYYNEERIQEKLGYLSPREYFVEAA is encoded by the coding sequence ATGAAAGGAAAATACACAATTACCTCTATCTTATCGGCATTACAAGTTCCCCGTTCAAACTATTATAGATGGCTTGGCGAAGAGCGTGAGAAATCACTTTCAACCAAAGAAGAGGCAATCATTGAACTGTGCAAGAAAACTAAGTATCGCTATGGACACAGAAAAATTAAAGCTCTGTTAAAGAAAGAATATGGGATTAGATTAAATCGTAATACGGTTCAATCAATCATGCAAAAGCATAATGTACAATGTCGTGTTAAGCCTAAAAGAAAATGGAAGTCACAAGGTGAAACAGTCGTAATCAGACCTAATCTGCTTAATCGTCATTTTACTGCAAGTGCACCAAATGAGAAGTGGGTAACTGATATTACCTATATTCAATATGGTAGTAAAACAAAATATCTCTCCACTATTATGGATTTATATAATAATGAAATTGTAGCCTACAAATTGTACGATCATCAACAGACATCCCTTGTCATCGATACCCTTAAGGGGGCATTAGAAGCCCGCAACAACCCTGAAGGAGTTATCATTCATTGCGATCAAGGTACCGTGTACACATCATACGCATTCCAAGATTATGTAACGGCAAATCATCTGGTATGCAGTATGTCACGGAGAGGGAATTGTTGGGATAACGCAGTTATAGAATCGTTCCACTCAAGCTTGAAATCTGAAGAGTTTCAGTATGTTAAATTCAATTCACTTAGTAATGCAGAAGTCACTAAACGCGTCACTGACTATTTAAATTATTATAATGAAGAACGTATTCAGGAAAAACTAGGCTACCTTTCACCAAGAGAATATTTTGTAGAAGCAGCCTAG
- a CDS encoding coenzyme F420-0:L-glutamate ligase, with amino-acid sequence MERVVGTVARGLRCPIINEGDHIEEIVVDSVLKASEVEGLQVNDRDIVAITESIVARAQGNYATIDHIAKDIEAKFGDDTIGVIFPILSRNRFGNCLRGIAKGAKKIVIMLSYPSDEVGNHLVDLDKLDEKGINPWVDVLTEKEFRELFGVNKHAFTGIDYIEYYKTLAAEFDTESEIIFSNKPETILEHTTSILACDVHSRERTKRILRKNGGQKVYSLDDILTESIDGSGYNEDYGLLGSNTATDDGMKLFPRDCQPVVDNIQKMLKEKTGKTVEVMVYGDGAFKDPVGKIWELADPVVSPAYTPGLDGTPNEIKLKYLADNNFAELRGDELKQAISEFIDSREDALADSLEAQGTTPRKLTDLIGSLADLTSGSGDKGTPIVFIQGYFDNFTK; translated from the coding sequence GTGGAACGAGTAGTTGGAACAGTTGCAAGAGGTCTTCGTTGCCCAATCATCAATGAAGGGGATCATATTGAAGAAATTGTTGTAGATAGTGTGCTGAAAGCTTCTGAAGTTGAAGGCTTACAGGTGAATGACAGAGACATTGTCGCGATTACAGAATCTATCGTTGCCCGTGCACAAGGAAACTATGCGACAATCGATCATATTGCGAAAGACATTGAAGCGAAGTTTGGCGATGATACGATAGGTGTTATTTTCCCTATTTTAAGCCGTAACCGCTTTGGAAACTGTCTCCGCGGAATTGCGAAAGGTGCTAAGAAAATTGTTATTATGCTTAGCTATCCATCCGATGAGGTGGGCAATCACTTAGTTGATCTCGATAAGCTCGATGAAAAAGGCATCAACCCATGGGTGGATGTGCTCACTGAAAAAGAGTTCCGTGAACTTTTTGGTGTGAATAAACACGCTTTCACAGGCATTGATTATATTGAATATTACAAGACGTTAGCTGCTGAATTCGATACAGAATCTGAAATTATTTTCTCGAATAAGCCAGAAACGATTTTAGAACATACAACAAGCATTCTTGCATGCGATGTGCATTCAAGAGAAAGAACGAAAAGAATTTTAAGAAAAAATGGCGGCCAAAAAGTCTATAGCCTAGACGATATTTTAACGGAATCCATCGACGGTAGCGGTTATAACGAAGATTATGGTCTGCTTGGCTCTAATACTGCAACAGATGACGGTATGAAGCTATTCCCGCGTGACTGCCAGCCTGTCGTCGATAACATTCAAAAAATGTTGAAAGAAAAAACGGGAAAAACAGTTGAAGTAATGGTTTATGGAGACGGTGCTTTCAAGGATCCTGTCGGGAAAATTTGGGAACTTGCTGACCCGGTTGTTTCACCGGCATATACACCTGGACTTGACGGTACACCTAACGAAATTAAATTAAAATACCTTGCTGATAACAATTTTGCTGAGTTAAGAGGAGATGAGTTGAAACAAGCCATTTCAGAATTCATCGACTCAAGAGAGGATGCTTTAGCTGACTCCCTTGAAGCTCAAGGAACAACACCAAGAAAACTAACTGATTTAATTGGTTCATTAGCTGATTTAACATCCGGAAGCGGCGACAAAGGTACACCAATCGTCTTTATCCAAGGATATTTTGATAACTTTACAAAATAA
- a CDS encoding LysR family transcriptional regulator produces the protein MVSKLDLYKIFCQVGESKSFSQAAKALYMTQPAVSQSIMQLERELDIRLFHRTPQGTFLTDEGKVLFEYANSALNLLNVGQEKMIEFKNLTAGELKIGVGDTISRYFLLPYLERFHNRYPNVKFKIENGTTSELCTFLKAGEVDIVVCNFPLADSALTLKPFIDVHDIFVCGEKYRHILTNPISYEELMKYPLIFLEPKSNSRQYVEKFILSKGVQIEPEFELGSHDLLLEFAKINLGIACVTKEFSQDYINKGIVSEVKTKEAIPKREIGVCYLESVPLSLAATRFVEMVESDNR, from the coding sequence ATGGTTAGTAAATTAGACCTTTATAAAATCTTTTGTCAGGTAGGAGAAAGTAAAAGTTTTTCACAAGCTGCAAAAGCATTGTATATGACACAGCCGGCCGTGAGCCAGTCAATCATGCAGTTGGAAAGAGAATTGGACATACGTCTCTTTCATCGAACGCCTCAAGGGACGTTTCTGACTGACGAAGGAAAAGTTCTTTTTGAATATGCGAATTCTGCTTTAAATTTATTGAATGTCGGACAAGAAAAAATGATTGAATTTAAAAATTTAACAGCAGGCGAATTAAAAATTGGTGTAGGCGATACGATTTCTAGGTATTTTCTGCTTCCATATTTAGAGCGGTTTCATAATCGTTATCCGAATGTAAAATTTAAAATTGAAAATGGTACGACATCTGAGTTATGTACCTTTTTAAAAGCGGGGGAAGTAGATATCGTAGTATGTAATTTCCCTTTAGCGGATTCAGCGCTTACATTGAAGCCATTTATTGACGTCCATGATATTTTTGTTTGCGGGGAGAAATACAGACATATTTTAACCAATCCGATAAGCTATGAAGAACTAATGAAGTATCCGTTAATTTTTCTTGAACCGAAGTCAAATTCTCGTCAATACGTTGAAAAGTTTATCCTATCAAAAGGTGTACAAATTGAGCCGGAGTTTGAATTAGGATCACATGACCTACTATTAGAGTTTGCCAAAATCAATTTAGGCATTGCATGCGTGACGAAGGAATTCTCTCAAGATTATATAAATAAAGGGATTGTCTCTGAAGTGAAAACAAAAGAAGCCATTCCGAAAAGAGAAATCGGTGTTTGTTATTTGGAGAGTGTGCCTTTGTCTTTGGCAGCAACTCGTTTTGTAGAAATGGTGGAAAGTGATAATAGATGA
- a CDS encoding phospholipase, whose product MHRREHHGFRFCIFPGYNWCGPRCNGPSEPVNEIDAACKAHDKCYELYGDKCFCDEDFLRRLYPYIHERSQLGKHARLIYRYMKIQHQFTCRFGRY is encoded by the coding sequence ATGCATCGTAGGGAACATCATGGATTTCGTTTTTGTATATTTCCTGGCTATAACTGGTGCGGTCCAAGATGTAATGGACCTAGTGAACCTGTTAATGAAATTGATGCGGCTTGTAAAGCACATGATAAGTGTTACGAATTATATGGTGACAAGTGTTTTTGTGATGAAGATTTTCTTCGCAGATTATATCCGTATATACACGAACGCTCCCAGTTAGGAAAGCATGCACGATTAATTTACCGTTATATGAAAATACAACATCAGTTCACTTGCCGTTTTGGTCGTTATTAA
- a CDS encoding ParM/StbA family protein has protein sequence MTESRIAAIDVGNDSLKAIFGKLEAELNIPNVIAQDIEDRPIIGIEELDKQDPTDGIHIRLHSPSLSDNNSIYRVGNLATKGNNPTELDPGSNKSEEDQTLVMLFAALALDAARDENKNVFKRSNNVIEATYTLGTGLPLREVKEGRDVGYRSQLLGSVHQVEFLVTPKYQGLKVNIKFEEVKVYPEGFAAFINLVMDNNLNVINKELIDKRILIQDIGGLSTDVAVIKDRKVDDDKAQGFNLGVSESLDAIREEIFSRYGVELDSRLDVVEIITKKNDRNHIMVRGSRTSVHDIVDRELLELAKKQYRHLRNVWQRNSQSEICYFIGGGSLILKDYLKALNNSLDGFNIDFFEDEKESVWMMANAYYKLISDFASKNQKVKQKEEKLVKTK, from the coding sequence TTGACAGAAAGTCGTATTGCAGCAATTGATGTAGGAAATGATTCGTTGAAAGCAATTTTTGGTAAGTTGGAAGCAGAACTTAATATACCTAATGTTATTGCTCAAGACATTGAAGATCGTCCGATTATTGGAATTGAAGAATTGGATAAGCAAGACCCTACTGATGGGATTCATATTCGTTTGCACTCGCCTTCCCTCAGTGATAACAATTCTATTTACCGTGTTGGGAATTTGGCTACGAAGGGCAATAATCCAACTGAGCTAGACCCAGGAAGCAATAAATCAGAGGAAGATCAGACACTTGTTATGTTGTTTGCAGCATTGGCATTAGATGCGGCACGCGACGAAAATAAAAATGTCTTCAAACGTTCTAATAATGTTATTGAAGCTACTTATACACTCGGAACAGGGCTCCCGCTTAGGGAAGTAAAAGAAGGAAGAGACGTCGGTTATCGTTCTCAATTACTTGGATCTGTTCACCAAGTGGAGTTTTTGGTTACACCTAAATATCAAGGTTTGAAAGTGAATATTAAGTTTGAAGAAGTAAAAGTTTATCCGGAAGGTTTCGCTGCATTTATTAACCTAGTGATGGATAATAATTTAAATGTCATTAATAAAGAACTGATTGATAAGAGAATCCTTATCCAAGATATTGGGGGATTATCGACTGACGTTGCAGTTATTAAGGATAGAAAAGTCGACGATGATAAGGCACAAGGATTCAATTTGGGTGTCTCAGAGTCTCTTGATGCAATCCGTGAAGAAATCTTTTCGAGGTACGGCGTCGAGTTGGACAGCCGTCTAGACGTTGTAGAGATTATTACGAAGAAAAACGACCGGAATCATATTATGGTAAGAGGAAGTCGGACAAGCGTTCATGATATCGTTGACCGTGAACTGTTAGAGTTAGCGAAAAAGCAATACCGTCATTTACGGAATGTATGGCAAAGAAACTCGCAGTCTGAAATTTGCTATTTCATCGGTGGAGGCTCACTAATTCTAAAAGATTATTTGAAAGCTTTAAATAATAGCCTTGATGGATTTAATATTGATTTCTTTGAGGATGAAAAAGAAAGTGTCTGGATGATGGCAAATGCATATTACAAGTTAATTTCAGACTTCGCATCCAAAAACCAAAAGGTCAAACAGAAAGAAGAGAAGTTGGTCAAAACGAAATAG
- a CDS encoding SAM-dependent methyltransferase, which yields MAELKYEQVLNIRTTGLREWRKETHYHRYEATPYKALDELFKVYKLERSDRVVDFGCGRGRVSFYIHNRFKIPVTGVEVNDLTFDEALDNKRSYRYIAKDIEAPIQFDYALAEQYDVSETDNVFYFFNPFSVDIFKKVVHNILNSVKVNNRPIDLILYYPTGSYKNFIAKNTPFKLMNKVKVPDARDRKEKFLVYRLA from the coding sequence TTGGCTGAATTAAAGTACGAACAGGTGCTCAATATCCGAACAACTGGCTTAAGAGAGTGGCGAAAAGAAACACATTATCATCGTTATGAAGCAACGCCGTATAAAGCATTGGATGAGCTATTTAAAGTTTATAAACTAGAGCGATCAGATAGGGTAGTAGATTTTGGATGCGGACGAGGACGTGTCTCTTTTTATATTCACAATCGTTTTAAAATACCGGTCACAGGTGTAGAAGTTAATGATTTAACGTTTGATGAAGCACTAGATAACAAGAGAAGTTATCGTTATATTGCAAAGGATATAGAAGCGCCTATTCAATTTGACTATGCGCTTGCTGAACAATATGACGTATCTGAAACAGATAACGTATTTTACTTTTTCAATCCGTTTTCTGTCGATATATTTAAAAAAGTAGTACATAACATTTTGAATTCGGTTAAGGTAAATAATCGTCCGATTGATTTAATTTTATATTATCCAACTGGAAGTTATAAAAACTTTATTGCAAAAAATACACCATTTAAGCTGATGAATAAAGTTAAAGTTCCAGATGCCCGTGATAGAAAAGAAAAGTTTTTAGTCTATCGTTTAGCTTAA
- a CDS encoding MFS transporter gives MMYDWANSAYSVIITTAVFPIFYKSVASSAGVSNADSTAYLGYAVAIATFILAMIGPILGSIADYEGLKKKFFFFFFAVGSLSTLSLAFVPEGNWIWLLIIYTITAVGFHGANIFYDAFLVDVTPANRMDNISARGFGLGYIGSAIPFIISIAIILLADSGVLPLSMTIATKLAFVITAIWWITFTIPMLKNVIQIHSVPRESSIIVGSFKRLGSTFKDIRKYRHVFLFLIAYFFYIDGVGTIISMSTAYGTDLGISATTLLIVLLVTQIVAAPFAVIYGRLSDKFTGKKMLYVGIGVYIIVCIYAFFMKTELDFWILAMLVATSQGGIQSLSRSYFAKLVPKEKSNEFFGFYNIFGKFASVMGPLLLGATTQITGSSSYGVFSLVLLFIVGGVILKFVPEQDAEVV, from the coding sequence ATGATGTATGACTGGGCAAACTCCGCTTATTCTGTGATTATTACAACTGCTGTTTTTCCGATTTTCTATAAGTCAGTCGCTTCAAGCGCTGGCGTCAGCAATGCGGATTCTACCGCATATTTGGGATATGCGGTTGCAATTGCAACGTTTATTTTAGCAATGATCGGCCCGATATTAGGGTCAATTGCAGACTATGAAGGGTTAAAGAAAAAATTCTTCTTTTTCTTTTTTGCCGTGGGTTCATTGTCAACGTTATCGTTGGCGTTTGTCCCGGAAGGAAATTGGATTTGGTTGTTAATTATTTATACGATTACAGCGGTCGGTTTTCATGGGGCAAACATTTTCTATGATGCATTTCTTGTAGACGTCACCCCCGCCAATAGAATGGATAATATTTCAGCGAGAGGTTTCGGTTTAGGATATATCGGTAGTGCCATACCTTTTATTATAAGCATCGCGATTATTTTACTTGCAGACAGCGGTGTACTCCCGCTCTCAATGACGATTGCGACGAAGCTGGCTTTTGTGATTACCGCGATTTGGTGGATTACATTTACCATTCCGATGTTGAAAAATGTCATTCAAATTCACAGTGTTCCACGTGAATCATCAATTATTGTCGGAAGTTTTAAAAGACTAGGTTCGACATTTAAGGATATTCGAAAGTATCGCCATGTGTTTTTATTTTTAATTGCTTATTTCTTTTATATTGACGGTGTTGGAACGATTATTTCGATGTCTACCGCTTATGGGACAGATTTAGGGATTAGCGCGACAACGCTCCTAATTGTTTTACTCGTGACACAAATCGTCGCTGCACCATTTGCGGTCATTTACGGGCGACTGTCGGATAAGTTCACGGGGAAGAAAATGTTATATGTCGGGATAGGTGTCTATATTATTGTTTGTATTTATGCATTTTTCATGAAAACGGAACTAGATTTTTGGATTCTTGCCATGCTCGTTGCAACGTCTCAGGGCGGTATTCAATCTTTAAGTCGTTCTTATTTCGCGAAACTTGTTCCAAAAGAAAAATCCAATGAGTTTTTTGGGTTTTATAATATTTTCGGTAAGTTTGCATCGGTGATGGGTCCGTTATTGCTCGGTGCGACGACACAAATTACAGGAAGTTCGTCATATGGGGTCTTTAGTTTAGTGCTCTTATTTATTGTTGGTGGGGTTATTTTAAAATTTGTACCTGAACAAGATGCCGAAGTGGTTTAA